A genome region from Purpureocillium takamizusanense chromosome 8, complete sequence includes the following:
- a CDS encoding uncharacterized protein (EggNog:ENOG503PIMN) has translation MTYAMPHRHEHRDGDPHYDLDYGQRRPTSPSRHRDVEAFAHAPVQGHVHEAGLNPKSALTPRSERRHDSRHERGCYREPDGRRGRDAFDGNSVANPRRLRSAEGHRRPETHHHRPHPHHHHHHRRRHSSAGGSARDAFVEAATAAAAAGLLEAVRARHNPNRSTRAVTAAVGAAAVDVLVSKGEFGKRGRHIAEGAIGGLAVDRLANGPSKASSPC, from the coding sequence ATGACATACGCCATGCCTCACCGCCATGAACACCGTGACGGCGACCCTCACTACGACCTCGACTATGGACAACGCCGCccaacatcaccatcacGACACAGAGACGTCGAGGCATTCGCCCACGCTCCCGTGCAGGGCCACGTCCACGAGGCCGGACTGAATCCCAAGTCCGCCCTGACCCCTCGGTCCGAGCGCAGGCACGACAGCCGCCACGAGCGCGGCTGCTACCGAGAGCCggacggccgtcgaggaagagaCGCCTTCGATGGAAACTCTGTTGCCAACCCGCGGAGGCTCAGGTCGGCGGAGGGGCACAGGAGGCCCGAAactcatcatcaccgcccgcacccacaccaccaccaccaccaccgtcgccggcacTCGAGCGCTGGAGGGTCTGCCCGGGACGCTTTCGTCGAAGCGGCAactgccgcggcggcggcgggcttgctAGAGGCAGTTCGGGCGCGGCACAACCCGAACCGGTCGACCCGCGCCGTTACGGCCGCCGTgggtgcggccgccgtggacgtGCTCGTTAGCAAGGGGGAGTTTGGCAAGCGGGGCAGGCACATTGCCGAGGGTGCAATCGGTGGCTTGGCCGTCGATCGTCTTGCGAATGGGCCCTCAAAGGCGTCTTCACCTTGTTGA
- a CDS encoding uncharacterized protein (COG:K~EggNog:ENOG503P7HQ): MNSSLLVLHNPYDPRDLDGGKSLATTNQLGGQWGDAYPLDQGLMMKEQESFPPSGNIFGEDAFSQMCIDGPMAGLDANGFSAAGVNGRSNTIQCMQLGNASYAPTTDTSLSNESPGSINSSPPEMTIHTASSSESPSPRTKPSTVKKRGRPRKAQLAVSAATVSKDDAGSITKSKPRTSIKSEADASGAEDPRALRVREKNRIAADKCRSRRRQEEDKLKSKHEDLEQEHRRLSGALSELMAETYVLKNMLMEHGNCDCRLIQDYLKESASEWVAKKLKASASPAGPSPS, from the coding sequence ATGAACTCTTCGCTTTTGGTTTTACATAATCCTTATGACCCACgggacctcgacggcgggaAGTCGCTCGCAACAACCAACCAACTCGGGGGCCAATGGGGTGACGCGTATCCGCTGGACCAGGGGTTGATGATGAAGGAACAAGAAAGCTTTCCGCCGTCTGGGAATATATTTGGGGAAGACGCCTTTTCGCAGATGTGTATAGACGGACccatggccggcctcgacgccaacggGTTTAGTGCGGCAGGCGTGAACGGGCGCAGCAACACCATACAATGCATGCAGCTTGGCAACGCTTCTTACGCCCCAACGACGGACACTTCCCTGAGCAATGAGTCGCCTGGCAGCATCAACAGCAGCCCTCCAGAGATGACCATCCacaccgcctcgtcctccgagTCTCCATCGCCAAGGACCAAGCCGAGCACGGTCAAGAAGCGCGGTCGCCCACGGAAGGCCCAACTAGCTGTTAGCGCCGCGACAGTATCGAaagacgacgccggcagCATCACAAAGTCCAAGCCCCGAACCAGTATCAAGAGCGAAGCCGACGCTTCGGGGGCCGAGGACCCGAGGGCACTACGAGTCCGCGAAAAAAatcgcatcgccgccgatAAATGCCGCTCGCGGAGGCGGCAAGAGGAGGACAAGCTCAAGTCCAAGCACGAGGATCTAGAGCAGGAGCATCGCAGGCTGTCCGGGGCACTGTCAGAACTGATGGCGGAGACGTATGTTCTGAAGAACATGCTGATGGAGCATGGCAACTGCGACTGCCGACTGATTCAAGACTATCTGAAGGAATCGGCGTCCGAGTGGGTGGCCAAGAAGCTAAAAGCGTCAGCCTCGCCTGCTGGGCCAAGTCCTTCTTAA
- a CDS encoding uncharacterized protein (EggNog:ENOG503PF3U~TransMembrane:1 (i192-211o)), protein MSTVRSGLNLHQRLHVSEQPNASAILHTPFEMLELEVQNPVAYPTLVPFDPISFTAEPYRSLTAAADENVASRPSPGQTGYCSPLLVNALLYWASQMYRAIDPKTDELAMRFSLEAESLWDKEFGNDNVVNIAAAQFLSLGFLGHGRNHKVLQYMGHASDMARRMNLFGSSTNDETNTTLSIKEMTAEESRARMYAAWGVFNWITLMSLFYHQPGLKCPSRPPNLPIPGDDHSDDQTEFETTSSRPLPPFMGSTFPHLCHFWRIVHEITVVYHTDGNPHFDDRTALRFAEYKFRELLAWSNGLPYTLLRGDDKPHHVQILHLWFHAAVLELFRPCVQTNAAAKRRLRTFTSNYSSPAAVCNASVGQLKRLILNFRLHYKSSTYTILWHTAMIYVANALLHDAKEEGWFFYFLLCVYGYERLRRSWRVTGAVAKGLLAMTLRNGDISSHMARQILQDLERKKLSEMPEPIRAQFPVDLDLALSDPKSATAENLADKFEYTAMLGDYTHEFDSAQSR, encoded by the exons ATGTCCACTGTCCGTAGTGGCTTGAATCTGCACCAGCGGCTACATGTATCTGAGCAACCCAACGCCTCGGCCATACTGCATACGCCTTTCGAAATGCTGGAGCTCGAAGTACAGAACCCCGTCGCCTATCCTACCCTGGTCCCCTTCGATCCGATATCCTTCACTGCGGAGCCATACCGTAGTCTTACagctgctgccgacgagaATGTGGCCTCCAGGCC ATCCCCTG GGCAAACGGGATATTGCTCTCCACTGCTTGTTAATGCTCTGCTCTACTGGGCCTCG CAAATGTACCGTGCCATTGACCCCAAGACGGACGAGCTTGCCATGCGATTTTCTTTAGAAGCCGAGAGCCTGTGGGACAAGGAATTCGGCAACGATAACGTCGTCAacatcgccgcggcgcagttTTTGAGTCTAGGTTttctcggccacggccgaaACCACAAAGTTTTGCAATACATGGGTCATGCATCTGATATGGCGCGTCGGATGAATCTGTTCGGTTCTTCCACTAATGATGAGACTAATACGACACTATCCATTAAAGAAATGACGGCCGAGGAAAGCCGAGCTCGCATGTACGCGGCATGGGGGGTATTCAACTGGATCAC GCTGATGTCACTCTTCTACCACCAGCCTGGGCTCAAGTGCCCGAGCAGGCCACCGAATTTACCTATCCCGGGAGATGATCATTCGGACGACCAAACTGAATTTGAGACGACCTCAAGTCGGCCGTTGCCGCCTTTTATGGGCAGCACTTTCCCTCACCTCTGCCATTTCTGGCGCATCGTTCATGAGATAACTGTTGTCTACCACACGGATGGAAATCCGCATTTTGATGACCGCACGGCGCTACGTTTCGCAGAGTATAAATTCCGGGAGTTGTTAGCCTGGAGCAATGGCCTGCCATATACTCTACTCCGAGGGGACGACAAACCTCATCACGTCCAGATCCTACA TCTTTGGTTTCACGCTGCCGTTCTCGAACTCTTTCGTCCTTGCGTGCAGACCAATGCCGCCGCAAAACGGCGTCTACGGACCTTCACGAGCAACTACAGCTCCCCTGCGGCCGTGTGTAACGCATCGGTGGGGCAGCTCAAGCGCCTGATCCTCAACTTCCGCCTCCATTACAAGTCGTCGACCTACACGATCCTCTGGCACACTGCCATGATATACGTCGCCAACGCCTTGCTGCACGAcgccaaggaggagggctgGTTCTTTTACTTTCTCCTCTGTGTGTATGGATACGAgaggctgcggcggtcgTGGCGTGTGACcggggccgtcgccaagggCTTGCTGGCCATGACGCTACGCAACGGAGACATCTCGAGCCACATGGCGCGACAAATCCTCCAGGACCTCGAGAGGAAGAAGCTCAGCGAGATGCCCGAGCCTATCAGAGCACAGTTCCCGgtggacctggacctggcgCTATCAGACCCCAAGTCCGCAACGGCAGAGAACCTGGCAGATAAGTTTGAGTACACTGCCATGCTCGGCGACTATACGCATGAGTTTGATAGCGCTCAGTCCAGATAG
- a CDS encoding uncharacterized protein (EggNog:ENOG503PHYG) yields MESWQDEATLPPPYEEDSTRPDAATTKARPETLFVAQRFIHAGSADGPAVYELSHHIDYVTNTDHKVVMQKVTRSLRDSTGTPSIRTRLRPMYDLTHRTIAELPNYSFQAEAQSRSAPPHMGILRVGHGIRSSGRRRYHILRTQWGDDNRLQKSDDVLFDVSQTRTADKAGVLWEWSDGKGNMLARELLSDDGVLSLAVTAEMSCRRRDALAAAWVMRIWWEVAESGPTKEGLRSRAKRIMSTTNPDIKNIRRKGLYSF; encoded by the exons ATGGAATCCTGGCAAGACGAGGCcactctgccgccgccctacGAAGAAGATTCGACACGaccagacgccgccacgacgaaAGCACGGCCGGAGAcgctcttcgtcgcccagcgcttCATTCACGCCGGCAGCGCGGATGGCCCGGCAGTGTACGAGCTCTCCCACCACATCGACTACGTGACCAATACCGACCACAAAGTCGTGATGCAAAAGGTCACCCGCTCTTTACGAGACTCGACGGGCACGCCCTCGATCCGCACGCGCCTGCGCCCCATGTACGACCTCACACACCGCACCATCGCCGAGCTGCCCAACTACTCCTTCCAGGCCGAGGCCCAAtcgcgctcggcgccgccgcacatgGGCAtcctgcgcgtcggccacggcatccgaagcagcggcaggcggcgctaTCACATCCTGCGAACCCAGTGGGGGGACGACAACCGTCTCCAAAagagcgacgacgtgctcttCGACGTCAGCCAGACGAGGACCGCGGACAAGGCCGGCGTCCTATGGGAGTGGtccgacggcaagggcaacatgctcgcccgcgagctgctgagcgacgacggcgtcctgAGCCTCGCCGTGACGGCCGAAATGAGCTGCCGCAGAAGGGATGCCCTGGCCGCAGCCTGGGTGATGCGCATATGGTGGGAGGTCGCGGAGAGCGGCCCTACGAAAGAAGGTCTACGCAGCAGAG CAAAGCGAATCATGTCCACCACGAACCCGGACATCAAGAACATACGGCG GAAGGGGCTGTATAGTTTCTGA
- a CDS encoding uncharacterized protein (EggNog:ENOG503NVIU~SECRETED:SignalP(1-18~SECRETED:cutsite=IAA-QQ~SECRETED:prob=0.5057)~CAZy:GH1~COG:G) — protein sequence MARLALLSQLLLASLIAAQQVYVPAKGPAPRPQCKHPYNGKPEYSFTPFSFTLTETVRYATSVPAPTSTSTYAAPPEALITLVPSLSYTTWGKWNPNDTATATDTNDPYGQAAWTALWRHANPPNFTETAVYSTTVSPTPVPSSELVLPPADYFGPTDCYTFPKGFEFGVASSASQIEGATADQGKSPSLMDILVRDGRPKSYVTNEFYYYYKQDIERVAAMGVKYFSFSIAWTRILPFALPGTPVNKEGIDHYNDVINFILEKGMIPVVTLLHFDTPLQFYGSNLTTAADKTKLGYVNGGYQNETFQDAFVNYAKVVMTHYADRVPVWFTFNEPLLYSYDARSVDSVIRSHARTYRFYKEELGGQGKVALKFNNNFGVPRDPNSAADVEAANHFNSIQLGTFCDPIFLGKDYPDSFKKTFPDYVPLTKEDLEYIGGQVDFLGIDPYTATVITPPVPGEQGSILDCARNESSSLRPYCVNQTTVNVYGWDIGYRSQSYVYTTPTYLRSYLNYLYNTWRKPVSITEFGYPVYGERERALPDQLFDTPRSQYYLSFLSETLKAIREDGVEVAGAYLWSFADNWEFGDADSQFGVQTVNQTTQVRNYKKSFFDVVDFMRARMVD from the coding sequence ATGGCACGACTTGCTCTTCTCAGCCAGTTGCTGTTGGCCtcgctcatcgccgcccagcaaGTGTATGTTCCTGCCAAAGGCCCTGCTCCGCGGCCCCAGTGTAAACACCCCTACAACGGCAAGCCAGAGTACAGCTTCACCCCTTTCAGTTTTACCTTGACCGAGACTGTGCGGTATGCGACATCTGTGCCGGCCCCGACCTCCACCAGCACTTACGCTGCGCCCCCCGAGGCTCTCATAACGCTGGTCCCTTCTCTGTCTTATACGACATGGGGCAAGTGGAATCCCAACGATACAGCCACGGCGACGGACACGAATGACCCATACGGCCAGGCGGCGTGGACCGCTCTCTGGAGGCATGCCAACCCCCCCAACTTTACAGAGACGGCCGTCTATAGCACGACcgtgtcgccgacgcccgtccCGAGCTCAGAGCTTGTGCTTCCCCCCGCCGACTACTTTGGCCCCACAGACTGCTACACTTTCCCCAAGGGCTTCGAGTTTGGTGTTgccagctcggcatcgcAGATCGAAGGCGCGACGGCGGATCAGGGCAAGTCGCCTTCGCTCATGGACATCCTGGTCCGGGACGGCCGCCCCAAGTCGTATGTGACCAACGAgttctactactactacaagCAAGACATAGAGCGCGTCGCGGCCATGGGCGTCAAGTACTTTTCCTTCAGCATCGCCTGGACCCGCATCCTGCCGTTCGCCCTTCCCGGCACGCCAGTGAACAAGGAGGGAATCGACCACTACAACGACGTCATCAACTTTATCCTCGAGAAGGGCATGATACCCGTCGTCACGCTCCTCCACTTTGACACGCCGCTGCAGTTCTACGGGAGCAACCtcacgacggccgcggacAAGACCAAGCTCGGGTACGTCAACGGCGGGTACCAGAACGAGACGTTCCAGGACGCCTTTGTCAACTACGCCAAGGTTGTCATGACGCACTATGCCGACAGGGTGCCCGTGTGGTTTACCTTTAACGAGCCGCTGCTATACTCGTACGACGCGCGCTCCGTCGACTCCGTGATTCGCTCCCATGCGCGCACCTACCGCTTCTATAAAGAGGAGCTCGGGGGCCAAGGGAAAGTGGCACTCAAGTTCAACAACAACTTTGGCGTGCCACGCGATCCCAACAGTGCCGCAGACGTTGAGGCCGCGAACCACTTCAATTCAATCCAGCTCGGTACCTTTTGCGACCCCATCTTCCTGGGCAAGGACTACCCAGACTCGTTCAAGAAAACGTTCCCAGACTACGTGCCGTTAACGAAGGAGGATCTGGAGTACATTGGCGGACAGGTCGActtcctcggcatcgacccCTATACGGCAACGGTCATtacgccgccggtgccgggcgagcagggcagcaTCCTCGACTGTGCGCGCAACGAGAGCTCGTCGTTGCGGCCGTACTGCGTCAACCAAACCACGGTCAACGTCTACGGCTGGGACATTGGCTACCGCTCGCAGTCCTACGTGTACACGACGCCGACGTACCTCCGCAGCTACCTCAACTACCTGTACAACACGTGGCGCAAGCCCGTGTCCATCACCGAGTTCGGGTACCCCGTGTACGGCGAGCGGGAGCGCGCGCTGCCGGACCAGCTCTTCgacacgccgcgcagccAGTACTACCTGAGCTTCCTGTCCGAGACGCTCAAGGCGAtccgcgaggacggcgtcgaggttgcGGGCGCGTACCTGTGGAGCTTTGCGGACAACTGGGAgtttggcgacgccgactcgCAGTTTGGCGTGCAGACGGTGAACCAGACGACGCAGGTGCGCAACTATAAGAAGTCGTTTTTCGATGTGGTCGATTTTATGAGGGCGCGGATGGTTGATTGA
- a CDS encoding uncharacterized protein (EggNog:ENOG503PB5H): MADEKHPPPRDEGVLPGKAAEARAGTASSSAADPAPAYEEVAPPVTARASSGSGVPTVANPFSFPSDADLPPYEAPPSSGYGGGSSSSSSSAATTSDGRPIALPQAVPDPASPFVGAYAPVLLSHGVTEGTWRSFLETMSAFLTAKVSDRAISHAGDMAKHMSEAPKSFGRDVANHVRSVGKDIAGHAKRGNILGAAFGAIGGIVSIPVATALGAAGTVLQMPGSALGAISRRPQTPFERATAYAMVANKKWLHARGLQAQLVETTGLAQHLNVSLDALLGMARAAKRDDAASQLRALEGHIATLDVRGDAALSLAPNTLWLVLLPVVKEAT; encoded by the coding sequence ATGGCCGACGAAAAGCACCCACCGCCGCGCGATGAGGGGGTCCTCCCCGgaaaggcggccgaggcccgcgccgggacggcgagctccagcgccgcaGACCCGGCCCCGGCGTACGAGGAAGttgcgccgcccgtcaccGCGCGTGCCTcgtccggcagcggcgtaCCGACTGTCGCCAACCCCTTCAGCTTCCCCTCCGACGCGGATCTGCCGCCCTATGAGGCCCCGCCCAGTTCCGGTTACGGCGGCGgttcctcgtcctcctcctcctccgccgccaccacctcggaCGGCCGCCCTATCGCCCTCCCCCAGGCCGTACCAGACCCAGCATCACCCTTCGTTGGCGCCTACGCGcccgtcctcctctcccACGGCGTCACCGAGGGCACGTGGCGCTCCTTTCTCGAAACCATGTCGGCCTTCCTCACGGCAAAGGTGTCGGACCGCGCCATCagccacgccggcgacatggccaagcaCATGAGCGAGGCGCCCAAGAGCTTCGGCAGGGATGTCGCCAACCACGTCCGCTCCGTGGGCAAGGATATCGCCGGCCACGCCAAGCGCGGCAACATCCTCGGCGCTGCgttcggcgccatcggcggcatcgtctcCATCCCCGTGGCCACGgccctgggcgcggcgggcaccgTCCTGCAGATGCCGGGCtcggccctcggcgccatctccAGGCGTCCCCAAACGCCCTTTGAGCGCGCCACGGCCTACGCCATGGTCGCCAACAAGAAGTGGCTGCACGCGCGGGGGCTGCAGGCTCAGCTCGTCGAGACCACTGGCCTTGCGCAGCATCTAAACGTTTCACTGgacgccctcctcggcatGGCCAGAGCCGCCAAGAgggacgacgcggcgagTCAGCTCAGGGCTTTGGAGGGACACATTGCGACCTTGGACGTCAGGGGTGATGCAGCGTTGAGCCTCGCGCCGAATACATTATGGCTGGTCTTGCTTCCCGTGGTCAAGGAAGCTACCTAG
- a CDS encoding uncharacterized protein (COG:H~EggNog:ENOG503P99J) translates to MGRLRYGVATTLDGFIASPDGSADWIVEDATIDFDALFAEHSAFVMGRKTYEVMLSFGDNNNNNNRNHLTGRPRESVVVVSSAMKQADHPHITVVPGAGCVDAVRALKATVEGDVWLMGGGMLAGPCLDAGLVDTVEAAIMPVVLGDGIKMLEASRPRGGGAHRLQLQHVERLEPSGIILTKYNVVVVSGEEKKQQQQQRE, encoded by the coding sequence ATGGGTCGCCTCCGGTATGGCGTCGCCACGACGCTCGACGGCTTCATCGCCTCGCCCGACGGCTCGGCCGACTGGATCGTCGAGGACGCAACCATCGACTTTgacgccctcttcgccgagCACTCGGCCTTTGTCATGGGCCGCAAGACGTACGAGGTCATGCTCTCGTTTggcgacaacaacaacaacaacaacaggaACCATCTCACGGGCCGGCCCAGGGAgagcgtcgtggtcgtcagCAGCGCCATGAAGCAAGCCGACCACCCGCACATCACCGTCGTGCCGGGCGCCGgctgcgtcgacgccgtccgcgcgCTCAAGGCgaccgtcgagggcgacgtctggctcatgggcggcgggatgcTCGCCGGGCCGTGTCTCGACGCTGGGCTCGTGGAcacggtcgaggcggccatcatGCCTGTCgtgctgggcgacggcatcaagATGCTGGAGGCGAGCCGTCcccgcggcggaggagctCACAGGCTGCAGCTACAGCACGTGGAGCGCCTAGAACCCAGTGGCATCATCCTCACAAAGTACAACGTCGTGGTCGTCTCGGGCgaagagaagaagcagcagcagcagcagcgggagtGA
- a CDS encoding uncharacterized protein (EggNog:ENOG503PQ2D~COG:Q), producing the protein MAQPVAFLIGGGPRIGHAVAVALVKQGYRVALGRRNTAASAGLEGVTPVAVDVSDPSSVETAFAEVQSRFGVPKVVVYNAAALTFPPEQGDPLSVQPGAFTRDTAVNVTSAYAALHHATRAWKKQREDGGRAGGVFIATGNVTPFIPNPFATTLGAGKAALVHLVGLAAREYKDAGDRFYFVSQVTDEGGPVRYEGVKAEAHGQVYTELVQRGPHGGDDGDWDVRFVVGKDGEVSYQKK; encoded by the exons ATGGCACAACCTGTTGCTttcctcatcggcggcggtccACGTAtcggccacgccgtcgccgtcgccctcgtcaagCAGGGCTACCGCGTcgccctgggccgccgcaACACGGCCGCATCGGCGGGTCTGGAGGGTGTGacgcccgtggccgtggacgTATCCGACCCGTCGTCCGTGGAGACTGCGTTTGCAGAAGTTCAGTCTCGATTTGGCGTTCCTAAAGTCGTGGTGTATAACG CCGCGGCTCTCACATTTCCGCCAGAGCAGGGCGATCCGCTCAGCGTGCAGCCTGGTGCGTTTACGCGAGACACGGCCGTCAATGTGACGAGCGCGTATGCCGCGCTGCACCACGCGACCCGTGCGTGGAAGAAGCAgcgcgaagacggcggccgcgcaggAGGCGTCTTCATCGCGACGGGCAACGTGACGCCGTTCATCCCCAACCCGTTCGCGACGACGCTGGGcgcgggcaaggcggcgctcgtGCACCTCGTTGGGCTTGCGGCCCGGGAGTACAAGGACGCGGGCGACCG ATTCTATTTTGTGTCGCAGGTGACGGACGAGGGTGGCCCTGTTCGTTACGAAGGGGTAAAGGCAGAGGCACATGGGCAGGTGTACACCGAGCTCGTCCAGCGTGGACCACATggaggcgatgatggggaCTGGGATGTGAGATTTGTGGTTGGCAAAGACGGCGAGGTGTCGTATCAGAAGAAGTGA